In Actinomyces sp. zg-332, the following proteins share a genomic window:
- a CDS encoding helix-turn-helix transcriptional regulator has product MESFENEHKTRNQILDLIVEKGPITSITLGKILKLTSAAIRRHITALEQAGMIKKYEPPNGAKKTRGRPSRYYVATENARDKMPKEYSNLANRALDYLSKIAGPEAISSFAASRSRELERKYAPIINAAGKDPVMRAHALADALSEDGYAATVRQVGDGTVAIQICQGNCPVQEVAGEFPQLCEAEAMAFSKLLNVNVQRLATLAGGDHVCTTHVPIGMPTLRKGATFNTTGNNTHKRGK; this is encoded by the coding sequence ATGGAAAGTTTTGAAAACGAACATAAAACTCGTAACCAAATCCTTGATTTAATAGTCGAAAAAGGACCTATTACATCAATTACATTGGGAAAAATTTTAAAACTTACATCGGCAGCAATTAGACGACACATAACAGCTTTAGAACAAGCTGGAATGATTAAAAAATATGAGCCACCAAACGGTGCTAAAAAAACACGAGGTCGCCCATCTAGATACTACGTTGCTACAGAAAATGCTCGTGATAAGATGCCTAAAGAATACTCTAACTTGGCTAATAGAGCATTAGATTATTTATCAAAGATAGCTGGACCTGAAGCTATATCTTCTTTTGCTGCCTCAAGGTCGAGGGAACTAGAAAGAAAATACGCCCCAATTATAAATGCTGCTGGTAAAGATCCTGTTATGAGAGCCCATGCTTTGGCAGATGCTTTAAGTGAAGATGGATATGCTGCGACAGTTAGACAAGTTGGTGATGGCACAGTTGCCATACAAATATGCCAAGGAAACTGTCCTGTACAAGAGGTAGCTGGTGAATTTCCGCAATTATGCGAAGCAGAAGCTATGGCATTTTCAAAGTTATTAAACGTGAATGTTCAGCGACTAGCAACATTGGCAGGCGGGGATCATGTGTGTACGACACATGTGCCTATAGGAATGCCTACTTTGCGTAAAGGCGCAACGTTCAACACCACAGGAAATAATACTCATAAGAGAGGAAAATAA
- the sufB gene encoding Fe-S cluster assembly protein SufB gives MAQSSDEKMSDEEIIASFGAYEYGWHDKDEAGQNAKRGLNEDVVREISSIKSEAEWMLERRLKALKLFDKKPMPNWGADLSEVNFDEIKYYVRPTDRQVQSWEDLPEEIKRTYDRLGIPEAEKQRLVAGVAAQYESEVVYHKIREDLEKQGVIFLDTDTALKECPELFKEYFGKIVPAGDNKFAALNTAVWSGGSFIYIPKGVHVDIPLQAYFRINTENMGQFERTLIIADEGSYVHYIEGCTAPIYSSDSLHCAVVEIVVKKNARVRYSTVQNWSNNVYNLVTKRAVVEEGGTMEWIDGNIGSKVSMKYPAVYLMGEHARGETLSIAFAGEGQHQDTGSKMVHMAPNTSSSIVSKSVARNGGRSSYRGLVQVMDNAKQSKSNVLCDALLVDQISRTDTYPYVDIRTDDVQMGHEATVTKVSEEQLFYLMSRGLEETEAMAMIVRGFIEPIARELPMEYALELNKLIELQMEGSVG, from the coding sequence ATGGCACAATCTTCAGATGAAAAAATGTCTGATGAAGAAATCATTGCGTCATTTGGTGCTTACGAATACGGCTGGCACGATAAGGATGAAGCAGGACAAAACGCTAAACGTGGTTTAAATGAAGACGTTGTGCGTGAGATTTCCAGCATTAAAAGTGAGGCAGAATGGATGCTCGAACGTAGGTTGAAAGCTCTCAAACTTTTCGACAAAAAACCAATGCCTAATTGGGGTGCTGATTTAAGTGAAGTAAATTTCGATGAAATCAAGTACTACGTTCGTCCAACAGATCGTCAAGTACAATCTTGGGAAGATTTGCCTGAAGAAATAAAGAGAACTTATGACAGACTAGGTATTCCTGAGGCAGAAAAACAGCGTTTAGTTGCTGGTGTTGCTGCACAATACGAATCAGAAGTTGTTTACCATAAGATTCGTGAAGATTTGGAAAAACAGGGAGTGATTTTCTTAGATACTGATACAGCTCTCAAAGAATGCCCAGAGCTGTTCAAAGAATACTTTGGAAAAATTGTCCCAGCAGGTGACAACAAATTTGCTGCTTTGAATACAGCTGTTTGGTCTGGTGGCTCATTCATTTACATTCCAAAAGGTGTCCACGTTGATATCCCACTACAAGCATACTTTAGAATCAATACTGAAAATATGGGGCAGTTTGAACGCACACTGATTATTGCTGATGAAGGTTCCTATGTTCACTACATTGAAGGATGTACAGCCCCGATTTACTCATCAGACTCTTTGCACTGTGCAGTTGTTGAAATCGTTGTAAAGAAAAATGCTCGTGTTCGATACTCCACAGTCCAAAACTGGTCTAATAACGTTTATAACCTAGTTACTAAGCGTGCCGTTGTTGAAGAGGGCGGAACAATGGAATGGATTGATGGAAACATCGGCTCTAAAGTTTCTATGAAATATCCGGCAGTATATCTAATGGGTGAACATGCTCGTGGTGAGACACTATCCATAGCTTTTGCTGGAGAAGGACAACACCAAGACACTGGTTCAAAAATGGTGCATATGGCTCCAAATACTTCTTCATCAATTGTATCTAAGTCTGTTGCTAGAAATGGTGGACGCTCTTCCTACCGTGGTCTAGTACAAGTTATGGATAATGCTAAGCAATCAAAATCTAACGTTTTGTGTGATGCTTTGCTGGTGGATCAGATTTCTCGCACAGATACATATCCATACGTTGATATTCGTACAGACGACGTACAAATGGGGCATGAAGCTACAGTTACAAAGGTTTCTGAAGAACAGCTGTTCTACTTGATGTCTAGAGGACTGGAAGAAACTGAAGCGATGGCAATGATTGTTCGTGGATTTATTGAGCCTATTGCACGCGAACTACCAATGGAATACGCTTTGGAGCTAAATAAACTTATCGAATTGCAGATGGAAGGATCGGTTGGATAA
- the sufD gene encoding Fe-S cluster assembly protein SufD, translating to MTYKTDHSKAKLDGEHSHGVVKPQSSRADRLTSFDLAEIPIPTGREENWRFTPTRKIKDFFEADLADSNIELKLASDNELVTFETVGRDDKRLGTAKAPSERSSVVQWNSFSKAHVITVEENADIELPIIVDLKGEDLTLGVQHLHVHCKKNSKATLILEHTGKAKLSQGIEIILEDDAELTFVSTQEWEEESIHLSDHRCKLGKDSKLKHIVITLGGDLVRITPEASFSAEGGEVEMLGVYFTDADQHQEHRLFIDHSVPKCYSRVTYKGALQGKDAHSVWIGDVLIGANANGTDTYELNRNLVLSKGAKADSVPNLEIETGEIEGAGHASATGRFDDEQLFYLCSRGIDEQTARRLVVRGFFAELINQINVEHVCERLNTAIEKELERSGA from the coding sequence ATGACCTACAAGACAGATCATTCAAAAGCTAAGCTAGATGGAGAACACTCCCACGGCGTAGTTAAACCGCAATCTTCACGTGCCGATAGGTTAACTTCCTTTGATTTAGCTGAAATTCCTATTCCAACTGGTAGAGAAGAAAACTGGCGTTTTACACCTACAAGAAAAATAAAAGATTTTTTTGAGGCAGATTTAGCGGATTCAAACATAGAACTAAAACTTGCTTCAGATAATGAATTAGTTACTTTTGAAACAGTTGGTCGTGATGATAAGCGTTTAGGAACTGCAAAAGCACCTAGTGAGCGTTCTTCAGTTGTTCAGTGGAATAGTTTTTCCAAAGCACACGTTATTACTGTTGAAGAAAATGCTGATATTGAATTGCCTATTATCGTAGATTTAAAAGGTGAGGATTTAACACTTGGTGTACAGCACTTGCACGTGCATTGCAAAAAGAACTCTAAGGCAACTTTGATTCTAGAACATACAGGTAAAGCAAAGCTATCTCAAGGAATAGAGATTATTCTAGAAGATGATGCTGAATTGACATTTGTATCCACCCAAGAATGGGAAGAAGAATCAATTCACCTATCAGATCACCGTTGCAAACTAGGTAAAGATTCCAAGCTAAAACATATAGTAATCACTTTGGGTGGCGATTTAGTACGCATAACTCCAGAAGCAAGCTTTAGTGCTGAAGGTGGAGAAGTTGAAATGCTAGGCGTGTACTTCACAGATGCTGACCAGCATCAAGAACACCGCTTATTCATTGATCACAGCGTACCAAAATGCTATTCACGTGTTACATACAAAGGTGCTTTACAAGGTAAAGACGCACATAGTGTATGGATTGGCGATGTGCTAATCGGGGCAAATGCCAACGGTACTGACACCTACGAGCTCAACCGTAACCTTGTTCTATCTAAAGGTGCTAAAGCTGATTCAGTTCCTAACCTAGAAATTGAAACAGGAGAAATTGAAGGTGCTGGACACGCTTCTGCAACCGGTCGTTTTGATGATGAACAGCTTTTCTATCTATGCTCTAGAGGTATAGATGAACAGACAGCTCGCCGTCTAGTTGTACGTGGTTTCTTCGCTGAACTAATCAACCAGATTAATGTTGAACACGTTTGTGAACGTTTGAATACAGCTATTGAAAAAGAGCTAGAAAGAAGCGGGGCATAA
- a CDS encoding non-heme iron oxygenase ferredoxin subunit, translating into MAFIKVAETVDFAPEEAICVEVQNSLGQELKIAVICDSEGDFYAIDDTCTHGQVSLSEGEISSKCVQCWAHGAEFDLCTGEATLPATEAVKVYNIRLEGTDILVDVDKSEEK; encoded by the coding sequence ATGGCTTTTATAAAAGTCGCTGAAACTGTTGATTTTGCTCCAGAAGAAGCAATATGTGTTGAGGTTCAAAACAGTCTAGGACAAGAGTTAAAAATAGCAGTTATCTGTGATAGCGAGGGCGATTTTTATGCCATAGACGACACTTGCACTCACGGGCAAGTATCTTTATCAGAGGGTGAAATCTCAAGTAAATGTGTACAGTGTTGGGCTCATGGAGCTGAATTTGATTTATGTACTGGTGAGGCAACTTTGCCAGCTACTGAAGCAGTAAAAGTTTATAATATACGACTAGAAGGAACTGATATTCTAGTTGATGTTGATAAAAGTGAGGAAAAGTAA
- the sufC gene encoding Fe-S cluster assembly ATPase SufC, with protein MSTLEIKDLEVGVQTSEGLKQILFGVNLTIKSGEIHAIMGPNGSGKSTLAYSIAGHPNYEILGGQVLLDGEDLLEMSVDERAKAGLFLAMQYPVEVPGVTVSNFLRTAKTAVDGQAPPVRQWVSDMRDAMKRLRMDDTFAQRDVNAGFSGGEKKRHEILQMELLQPKFAVLDETDSGLDVDALRVVSEGVNRVHDSINSGVMLITHYTRILRYIKPDYVHVFVAGKVAEEGGPELADLLEEEGYDRYLA; from the coding sequence ATGTCAACATTGGAAATTAAAGATTTAGAAGTTGGTGTGCAGACTTCTGAAGGCTTGAAGCAAATTTTGTTTGGTGTGAATCTAACCATCAAATCTGGTGAAATTCACGCGATTATGGGGCCAAACGGTTCAGGTAAATCAACTTTAGCTTACTCTATTGCTGGACACCCTAACTACGAAATTTTGGGTGGACAAGTTTTGCTTGACGGTGAAGATTTGTTGGAAATGAGTGTTGATGAAAGAGCTAAGGCTGGTTTATTCCTCGCTATGCAATATCCAGTTGAAGTTCCAGGTGTTACTGTTTCTAATTTCTTGCGTACAGCTAAAACAGCAGTAGATGGTCAAGCTCCTCCAGTACGTCAGTGGGTTTCAGATATGCGTGATGCGATGAAACGTTTACGTATGGATGACACTTTTGCTCAGCGTGACGTAAATGCTGGTTTCTCAGGTGGTGAAAAGAAACGTCACGAAATTTTGCAAATGGAACTATTGCAGCCAAAATTTGCTGTTTTGGACGAAACTGACTCAGGTCTAGACGTTGATGCATTACGTGTAGTATCAGAAGGTGTTAACCGTGTTCATGACTCAATCAACTCAGGTGTAATGCTTATCACACACTACACTCGTATTTTGCGTTATATTAAACCTGACTACGTACACGTTTTTGTTGCTGGTAAGGTAGCTGAAGAGGGCGGACCAGAACTTGCTGATTTGCTAGAAGAAGAAGGATACGACCGCTACTTGGCTTAG
- a CDS encoding aminotransferase class V-fold PLP-dependent enzyme, protein MNKSFGEELSEQDIADLRKDFPALNMKIRDNQNLIYMDWAATSQKPLCVIDTEQDYYSSKNGAINRGTHYLADEATVVYEKGRETVASFFNADVQEIVFTLNATDALNMVANAFILGTLKKNAPFYLSENDEIVVTKLDHHANVVPWQRVAELTGAKLKWINVTEDGALNYDDLLLINSKTKLVAFTHASNVTGVVSKVSQIVSRAKKYDAFTVLDTCQSAPHIRVDVKELDIDFACFSAHKMLGPTGIGALYAKGDLLDKMEPLRVGGSMVDTVTTENTSFKSSFYRHEAGTLMNAQISSWTTAIEYLSNIGMDRIARRESQLLEYLYEKFSSIEGIRIIGQMKNFDDRLPVISFVVDGVHPHDVAQFADNYGIAMRSGHHCAQIVHSCFNTYNSSRISLSFLNTYEEIDKLIDVLSKVREYFHV, encoded by the coding sequence ATGAATAAGAGTTTTGGTGAAGAACTTTCAGAACAAGACATAGCTGATTTGAGAAAAGATTTTCCAGCCTTAAATATGAAAATACGTGATAATCAGAACTTAATATATATGGACTGGGCAGCTACGAGTCAAAAACCCTTATGTGTAATTGATACTGAACAAGACTATTATTCTTCTAAAAACGGTGCTATAAATCGTGGTACACACTACCTAGCTGATGAAGCAACTGTTGTATATGAAAAAGGCCGTGAAACAGTGGCTAGTTTTTTCAACGCTGATGTACAAGAAATTGTTTTCACTTTGAATGCTACAGACGCTTTGAATATGGTTGCTAATGCTTTTATTTTGGGTACTTTAAAGAAAAATGCTCCTTTTTACCTTAGTGAAAATGACGAAATTGTAGTTACGAAACTTGACCATCACGCTAATGTTGTTCCTTGGCAACGTGTAGCTGAACTAACTGGGGCAAAACTAAAATGGATTAATGTTACCGAAGATGGTGCTTTGAACTACGATGACTTATTGCTTATAAATTCTAAAACGAAACTTGTAGCTTTTACTCATGCTTCTAATGTTACTGGTGTAGTTAGTAAAGTTTCACAAATTGTTTCACGGGCTAAGAAATATGACGCTTTTACTGTTTTAGACACTTGCCAGTCAGCTCCTCATATTCGAGTTGATGTGAAAGAGCTGGACATTGATTTTGCTTGTTTTTCTGCTCATAAAATGCTTGGACCAACAGGTATTGGTGCTTTATACGCTAAAGGTGATTTACTGGATAAAATGGAGCCTTTACGTGTGGGCGGGTCGATGGTAGACACTGTTACTACTGAAAATACTTCTTTCAAGAGTAGTTTTTACCGTCATGAAGCTGGAACTTTGATGAATGCTCAAATATCATCGTGGACTACAGCTATTGAATATTTGTCCAATATAGGTATGGATAGGATTGCTAGACGTGAAAGTCAGCTACTTGAGTACTTATACGAGAAGTTTTCATCTATCGAAGGAATTAGAATAATAGGGCAGATGAAGAATTTTGATGATAGATTGCCTGTCATTTCCTTTGTAGTTGATGGTGTACATCCGCATGATGTTGCACAATTTGCCGATAATTATGGTATCGCTATGCGCAGCGGCCATCACTGTGCTCAGATTGTACATTCTTGTTTTAATACATACAATTCTTCACGTATTTCCCTTTCTTTCTTGAATACTTATGAAGAAATAGATAAATTGATTGATGTACTTTCTAAGGTCCGTGAGTATTTTCATGTATAG
- the sufU gene encoding Fe-S cluster assembly sulfur transfer protein SufU: MSELDQLYQQLIIDHSKERHGCKEISAEHVVSHQVNPSCGDEVEFGLVVKDGLISDISWQGQGCSISQASISIMNDLILGKSLEEVDKLYESFLTLMHSKGKEVDEEVLDHLQDASAFQGVSKYPARIKCALLGWMALRDSVAKTH, translated from the coding sequence ATGAGTGAGTTGGATCAACTATATCAACAGCTAATTATTGATCACTCTAAGGAACGTCACGGTTGTAAAGAAATTTCAGCTGAGCATGTAGTTTCTCATCAGGTAAATCCCTCTTGTGGTGATGAAGTAGAATTTGGTTTGGTTGTCAAAGATGGTCTTATTAGCGATATATCTTGGCAAGGGCAGGGGTGTTCTATTTCTCAAGCTTCTATTTCTATAATGAATGATTTAATTTTGGGTAAGAGTTTAGAAGAAGTTGATAAATTATATGAGAGTTTTTTGACTCTTATGCATTCAAAAGGCAAGGAAGTTGATGAAGAAGTATTGGATCATCTTCAGGATGCTTCAGCTTTTCAAGGGGTTTCTAAATATCCAGCAAGGATAAAGTGTGCGTTGCTAGGGTGGATGGCTTTGCGTGATAGTGTTGCAAAAACACATTAA
- a CDS encoding glutamine synthetase family protein — MNSQQEYVLRLVSERGVEAIRLWFTDVLGVLKSVTINTEELELAFEEGIGFDGSAIEGLTREFEADMVLFPDASTFQIMPAILEGDNSCVGRMFCDIYTPEGVIARSDPRAVLERILDKAKELGFDFYLHPEIEFYLFFKPNSTDDTLRPVDNLGYFDNTIRGIGQDFRLLATRALEEMGISVEFSHHEAGPGQFEIDLRVADALTTADNIMTFKQVVEQIASSQGMVATFMPKPICDIPGSGMHTHMSLFEGDKNAFHDSSSQYGLSKIARHFIAGILHYTSEFTAVTNQNVNSYKRLWGGGEAPSYICWAHNNPSALVRVPVHKPKKANSTRIEYRALDPSVNPYLAYAVILAAGIAGIEEKLELPPEMLEDVSLMSDDERKALGIESLPQSLHSAIRNMYSSVLVAQTLGEEVFDFFMRNKQAEWKEYRNQITRWELERFISF; from the coding sequence ATGAATAGTCAACAAGAATATGTTTTAAGATTAGTTTCTGAACGTGGAGTTGAAGCTATTCGTCTATGGTTTACTGATGTTTTAGGTGTTTTGAAATCTGTAACTATCAATACTGAAGAACTTGAACTTGCGTTTGAAGAGGGAATTGGTTTTGATGGTTCAGCCATTGAAGGTCTTACTCGTGAATTTGAAGCTGACATGGTTTTGTTCCCTGACGCCTCTACTTTCCAGATTATGCCAGCTATTTTAGAGGGGGATAATAGCTGTGTAGGACGTATGTTCTGTGATATTTATACTCCAGAAGGTGTTATTGCTCGCAGTGACCCTAGGGCTGTTTTAGAACGTATTCTAGATAAAGCTAAAGAGTTGGGTTTTGATTTTTACTTACATCCAGAAATCGAGTTCTATTTATTCTTCAAACCTAATTCTACTGATGATACTTTACGTCCTGTTGATAATTTAGGATACTTCGATAACACTATCAGGGGAATTGGGCAAGATTTTCGTTTATTGGCAACTAGAGCATTGGAAGAGATGGGTATTTCTGTAGAATTTTCTCATCATGAAGCTGGTCCGGGACAATTTGAAATTGATTTACGTGTTGCTGATGCTTTAACTACTGCTGATAACATTATGACTTTCAAACAAGTTGTTGAGCAAATAGCTTCTTCTCAAGGCATGGTTGCTACTTTTATGCCTAAGCCTATATGTGATATCCCAGGTTCTGGTATGCATACACATATGTCTTTATTCGAAGGAGATAAAAACGCTTTTCACGATTCGTCAAGTCAGTATGGTTTATCTAAAATAGCTCGTCATTTTATTGCTGGAATTTTACACTATACCTCAGAGTTTACTGCTGTAACTAACCAGAACGTTAACTCTTATAAGCGTCTTTGGGGCGGAGGAGAAGCTCCTTCATATATTTGTTGGGCCCACAATAATCCATCGGCACTTGTACGTGTTCCTGTGCATAAACCTAAAAAAGCTAATTCTACGCGTATAGAGTATAGGGCTTTGGATCCGTCAGTTAATCCATATTTGGCTTATGCTGTTATTTTAGCGGCAGGTATTGCTGGTATAGAGGAAAAATTAGAGCTACCTCCTGAAATGTTAGAAGATGTATCATTAATGTCTGATGACGAACGCAAAGCCTTGGGAATAGAGTCTTTGCCACAATCACTACACTCAGCTATTAGGAATATGTACTCTTCTGTTTTAGTTGCTCAGACTCTAGGTGAGGAAGTGTTTGACTTCTTTATGCGCAATAAGCAAGCTGAGTGGAAAGAGTATCGTAATCAAATTACTCGTTGGGAATTGGAAAGGTTTATTTCTTTTTAG
- the murI gene encoding glutamate racemase, whose protein sequence is MEKINNLAPIGIFDSGVGGLTVARAIIDQLPNESIKYIGDSINAPYGEKTIEEVKDLSLTVMDKLVDEGVKMLVIACNSASSAVYDLAKNRYEAKLGIPVIEVIQPATRAALSATRNKKIGVIGTKATIDSKSYLSAFCDNPMYSKDIEIYTKACPDFVKHVEKGVVTGKPLIEIAEKYLNEIKAENVDTLVLGCTHYPLLSGVISYVMGKNVCLVSSAEETAKDVYATLLEKDIANPNYENGKYEFYTTGNEKEFEKLARRFLGPEVSKVKTI, encoded by the coding sequence ATGGAAAAAATAAACAATTTAGCACCAATAGGGATATTTGATTCCGGAGTTGGTGGTCTTACTGTTGCTCGTGCAATAATAGATCAATTACCAAATGAATCCATAAAGTATATAGGTGACTCTATAAATGCTCCTTATGGTGAGAAAACTATTGAAGAAGTAAAAGATTTATCTTTAACAGTAATGGATAAGCTAGTTGATGAAGGCGTGAAAATGCTAGTTATTGCTTGTAATTCAGCATCTTCAGCAGTATATGATTTAGCTAAAAATAGATACGAAGCAAAATTAGGAATACCTGTTATAGAAGTTATACAACCAGCAACTAGGGCAGCTTTATCAGCAACACGTAACAAAAAAATAGGTGTTATAGGTACAAAAGCAACTATCGATTCAAAGTCTTATCTATCAGCATTTTGTGATAACCCAATGTATAGTAAAGACATTGAAATTTATACTAAAGCTTGTCCGGATTTTGTTAAACACGTTGAAAAAGGTGTAGTTACTGGTAAACCATTAATTGAGATAGCAGAAAAATATTTGAACGAAATAAAAGCTGAAAACGTTGATACTCTTGTATTAGGTTGTACTCATTACCCATTATTATCAGGAGTTATATCGTATGTGATGGGGAAAAATGTGTGTTTGGTTTCTTCAGCCGAGGAAACAGCTAAAGACGTATATGCAACTTTGCTAGAAAAAGATATTGCTAACCCTAATTACGAAAACGGTAAGTATGAATTTTATACTACAGGTAATGAGAAGGAATTTGAAAAATTAGCTAGACGCTTTTTAGGGCCAGAAGTTAGCAAAGTAAAGACAATATAG
- the rph gene encoding ribonuclease PH has translation MSNVSFIRADGRTCNQMRNVSIETGWSINPEGSVLISVGDTKVLCNASFTQGVPNWLKGSGKGWVTAEYAMLPRATSTRNNRESVKGKLSGRTQEISRLIGRSLRSIVDMSKLGENTIIIDCDVLQADGGTRTASITGAYVALEIAVRYGIKNGFINANSVKEVLKDTVSAVSVGIYNELPCIDLCYIEDSQAQTDMNVVLSGNGDIIEVQATAEKEPLSRKELNDLLDLAENGAKELQELQVESLNYE, from the coding sequence ATGTCTAATGTAAGTTTTATAAGAGCAGATGGGCGTACGTGTAATCAAATGCGTAACGTTAGCATTGAAACTGGCTGGTCCATAAATCCTGAAGGTAGTGTATTAATTTCAGTTGGCGATACTAAAGTATTATGTAATGCCTCTTTTACTCAAGGTGTGCCTAACTGGTTAAAAGGTAGTGGAAAAGGCTGGGTTACTGCAGAATATGCAATGCTACCACGAGCTACATCTACTAGAAATAACCGAGAATCCGTAAAAGGTAAGCTTTCAGGACGAACTCAAGAAATATCAAGACTTATAGGACGAAGCTTACGCTCAATTGTTGATATGAGCAAACTTGGCGAAAACACAATAATTATAGACTGTGATGTTTTACAAGCTGATGGTGGAACACGTACAGCTTCCATAACTGGGGCATATGTTGCTTTAGAAATAGCAGTTAGATATGGAATAAAAAATGGTTTTATAAATGCTAACTCAGTTAAAGAAGTTTTGAAAGATACAGTTTCAGCAGTATCAGTTGGAATATATAACGAACTACCATGTATAGATTTATGCTATATCGAAGATAGCCAAGCACAAACAGATATGAATGTTGTTTTAAGCGGTAATGGTGACATAATTGAAGTTCAGGCAACAGCTGAAAAAGAGCCTTTATCTAGGAAAGAACTAAATGACTTGCTAGATTTGGCTGAAAATGGAGCTAAAGAATTACAAGAACTACAAGTTGAAAGTTTAAATTATGAGTAA
- the rdgB gene encoding RdgB/HAM1 family non-canonical purine NTP pyrophosphatase, producing the protein MSKQFILATGNLHKIEELKKILAQEIEGFDTDSLISHKDLGIDDPVEDGTTFEENALLKAKYVSERTGKIAIADDSGLSVEIMGGAPGIFSARWSGKHGDNQANNELLLNQLSDIPAIHRRAKFVAAAALACPDGRCFTEIGEVEGTILFEPSGGNGFGYDPIFMPDGFDKSFAELAPEVKNEYSHRKRAFAKLAEHIKTL; encoded by the coding sequence ATGAGTAAACAATTTATTTTAGCAACTGGTAATTTACATAAAATTGAAGAACTCAAAAAAATCCTTGCACAAGAAATTGAGGGTTTTGATACAGATAGCTTAATTTCTCATAAAGATTTAGGCATTGATGATCCAGTTGAAGATGGAACAACTTTTGAAGAAAATGCTTTACTTAAAGCTAAATACGTTAGTGAACGTACAGGGAAAATAGCTATTGCTGATGATTCTGGACTATCGGTAGAAATCATGGGGGGAGCTCCTGGGATTTTTTCAGCGCGTTGGTCCGGCAAACATGGAGATAATCAAGCTAACAACGAACTACTGTTGAATCAACTATCAGACATTCCTGCTATACACAGACGTGCTAAATTCGTTGCAGCTGCTGCACTAGCTTGCCCCGATGGTAGGTGTTTTACTGAAATTGGTGAAGTAGAAGGCACAATACTATTTGAACCTAGTGGGGGCAATGGTTTTGGATACGACCCTATTTTTATGCCTGACGGCTTTGACAAATCTTTTGCTGAATTAGCCCCAGAAGTTAAAAACGAGTATTCTCACCGCAAGAGAGCTTTTGCAAAACTAGCTGAGCATATAAAAACTCTCTAA